A genomic region of Alicyclobacillus sp. SO9 contains the following coding sequences:
- the yyaC gene encoding spore protease YyaC yields the protein MFGSLTSFTREFNGPLRVPYDADDAVRQLSSGLTQVFRSCSGRPIVIVCVGTDRSTGDVFGPIIGARLQENLNHPRISIYGTLDNPVHAVNLSTKLEDIHHIHKSSNPVLIAIDACLGNFEHVGQIVLEKGPLRPGAGVKKTLPEFGSYTITGVVNVAGFMEYFVLQNTRLGIVMKMTEVVVEALLDSIRLWVPRATDQQPARERKL from the coding sequence TTGTTCGGAAGCTTAACGAGTTTCACACGTGAGTTTAATGGGCCTTTGCGTGTACCGTACGATGCAGACGACGCTGTAAGACAGTTGTCGTCCGGTTTGACTCAGGTATTTCGAAGCTGCTCTGGAAGGCCAATCGTCATTGTTTGCGTAGGTACAGACAGGTCAACTGGGGACGTGTTTGGTCCAATCATCGGGGCCAGATTACAAGAGAATTTGAACCATCCACGCATTTCGATTTACGGGACACTGGACAACCCTGTTCATGCGGTCAACTTAAGCACAAAACTAGAGGACATTCATCACATCCATAAATCCTCTAATCCGGTTCTAATAGCTATTGATGCCTGTTTGGGAAACTTTGAGCACGTGGGACAAATTGTGTTGGAAAAGGGGCCCCTTAGACCTGGTGCTGGAGTCAAAAAGACACTGCCTGAATTCGGGAGTTACACAATTACGGGTGTAGTGAATGTGGCAGGTTTTATGGAATACTTTGTACTTCAAAATACACGGCTGGGAATTGTAATGAAAATGACGGAAGTCGTGGTGGAAGCTTTGTTAGACAGTATACGATTGTGGGTGCCAAGAGCGACTGACCAACAGCCGGCACGTGAGCGAAAATTATAG